The Rhopalosiphum maidis isolate BTI-1 chromosome 1, ASM367621v3, whole genome shotgun sequence genome has a segment encoding these proteins:
- the LOC113548674 gene encoding uncharacterized protein LOC113548674, whose translation MSLFRYSYYDTPDGKDLVKKLFYTNKQVSIIGFGLATSEIILVSKPFGYMNTAYRYGQLMGPMLAATTTFCVVTHIATNLRGKDDMVNYAIGGFSTGILTGILIKQKMIGFWMAVSMACIGAAKKHSKLNNYEFYPTYPQVRKPIYGDFKTPYNNWTVYEHRPKGWLAVEERKQ comes from the exons ATGTCGTTATTCAGGTACTCGTATTACGATACTCCGGACGGCAAGGACCTCGTAAAAAAACTGTTCTACACCAACAAACAAGTGTCCATCATTGGGTTCGGGCTGGCGACATCAGAGATCATCTTGGTCAGCAAACCTTTTGGATATATGAACACCGCATACAG ATATGGCCAGTTGATGGGACCGATGTTAGCTGCCACAACAACGTTCTGTGTAGTGACTCACATCGCCACCAACTTACGTGGAAAAGATGACATGGTGAACTATGCCATTGGTGGTTTCTCCACCGGTATACTAACAGGCATactgataaaacaaaaaatgattgGTTTTTGGATGGCAGTCTCGATGGCATGCATCGGTGCAGCCAAGAAGCATTCAAAACTTAACAATTATGAATTCTATCCCACTTATCCTCAAGTTCGTAAACCAATCTACGGAGATTTCAAAACACCATACAATAATTGGACTGTATATGAACATCGACCAAAAGGATGGTTAGCTGTCGAAGAACGAAAGCAATAA
- the LOC113548182 gene encoding uncharacterized protein LOC113548182: protein MATKLIVLFAAVATLFGHMVFAYPPEYKSYYNNDDDVSYDGEAGQLQHSYSDYAHSSQAATPYSFEYGVKDLHTQDIKSQQEESDGNGNVKGSYSLVEPDGSTRVVEYTADNEHGFNAVVKKIEAPKHYYDHQSHGDVGYYQQQPSNYLKYY, encoded by the exons atggcTACCAAG ttgATCGTACTGTTCGCCGCCGTCGCGACTTTGTTCGGCCACATGGTCTTTGCTTACCCGCCGGAGTACAAGAGTTATTacaacaacgacgacgacgtcaGCTACGACGGTGAGGCAGGACAACTGCAACACAGTTACAGCGACTACGCGCACTCCTCACAGGCCGCCACCCCGTACAGTTTCGAGTACGGCGTGAAGGATCTGCACACGCAGGACATCAAGAGCCAACAGGAAGAGAGCGACGGCAACGGAAACGTCAAGGGATCGTACAGTCTGGTGGAACCAGACGGTTCCACCCGGGTGGTCGAGTATACGGCCGACAACGAGCACGGGTTCAACGCCGTTGTCAAGAAAATCGAAGCGCCCAAACACTATTACGATCATCAGTCGCACGGGGACGTCGGCTACTACCAGCAACAGCCGTCGAATTACCTTAAGTACTATTGA